Sequence from the Colletotrichum higginsianum IMI 349063 chromosome 6, whole genome shotgun sequence genome:
GACAGGGTAACCAGCACTTTCCCTTCACGACTAGGATCTGGGTCGGGACTGAAAAGGGTACGTACTACCTACACCATAAGGCATCTTGATCGCTGCGGGGGCTTGCACAGCTGTGTGCCTTTGGGGATttaaaaataaaaacaaGAGCAGCCATTCAGAAAGCACGCTGCTCCAGGACATCCAGCAATACGTATCCGTATGACCCCCTTCGCCGCCACACTCACTCACGGGTGACGACGCCTCCAACTTGCATTCCCGATGCGTCTCCATCGCAAATCCGCATCCTCCCCTGCTCAGCCTCGCTCGCTCCAGGACTTCCATCCGAGTTTCAACCCTGCCTCGTCAGCCCTCAAGACAAAGACTCCCCCTCTGATCCAGGCTTGGGACGGTCGCCACACCCAACCACGCTCGTTCTCCCCGCCATTGGGGCTGAATCGCTCCATTCGGGTTCCAGCACTCTCCTCCCAAGACCTGCTGCGGCCACCACTGTTTACGTATTCGTGTGCCCGCCCCTCGCCTCTCCGTGCGTCTTGTCCGCCATCAGCCCATCACTAACTTCCGCTTGGTCTTGTTACCATCTCGCGCCGCGGCGCACTTGGTTGACATTCCTGGCAAGGAGGAAATATCATCCCTTTCCGTATGGGCAGTGGCCTCACATCACCTCCTGAGCCGCTTGGCCTGGCAGCAAGGCCGCTGTTTGATCGTCACATGATACCCTCCCCATCCCAGAGGCTTCGGAAACCCCAGGCCCAAGTACCGGAATAAAATATGACTGACTTCCCGTCAATGACGATGATCCCATGTTGCTTGCTGAAACTTAAATTAATCCGAACTCTACTGCACCACTTTGCAACTCACCCCAATTCTAGACCCGGGCGTCCGTCGGTCTCCCAAACCGTGTGACACCGAGGCCACCCAGGCTTCAGCTGTGTTCTTTAGAGTTTGTGGCGGCCCAGCCCGAGGCAAAAGTGTGGCATCGACGGGTGTCCAACGTTATCGTGGCGGTTTGATGGCGCCAAGTGCGCAGTTCTTGAACTTGTCCGTAGCCAAGTCGATTCGTCTCTTGTTGTGATGTGATCAACTTACCAGGCGGGCTGAGCATCTAGACTTCGTCTCGGTGAAGCTGTTTAAGCCTTGCTTTGGTACTTATGAAATGTCAAATTCAGCTGAGTCAAGCCGGGCCAAGCTTTCCCGACGCCGTGGTTCCTCTCAACGTGATGCTCCAATACGCTTCGCTAGCATCAAAAACGACATGACCAGGAACACCATGGCATGATACTAGTCGTTCAGAATTGAAACCAGAGGGAACGCCCTCGCAATCATAACCTCAAGTACAACTGGCAATGTCAAGAACCCACGGTTTGATGGTTCGATTTCCAGTGTAGTCATTGAAACAAAACAACCTGGGCCATCATACCAAATTCGACTCGGGCAAGCTCCCAAATGTGGTTGAAGGAAAGGAAACCGCAAAGTTAAAGACCACGTACCAAAAGACCGTCCAGGTTAAGCAATCAATCCTGGCCCATGGAAGTTTGAAACTTTGCTCAATGGAGGATACCTTCGGAGTCACAATACCAAAACAAGCAGTCAGCGCCAACTCAAGCTATAGAGTGGGaagaaacccccccctcgtGTGTTGATTTGGTATACGTTTAGCATCAGCTGTACTTCCGAGCCACTCGCATGCCTACAACACGATGGACACCTCGAATCCAGACTTGCTAGTCAAGACCCGGTTTCTAGTCATCTCGGACACCCACGGCGCAAGATGCTTGCCGGGGAATAACAGACTCATCGACCCCGTCGACGTGGCCATCCACTGCGGCGACCTCACAGAAGAGAGCAAACTGGCCGAGTTCCGCGCAACCCTCGAGCTCATGAAGACGATCCAGGCGTCACTGaagctcgtcatcgccgggAACCATGACTGGACGCTCGACACGCCCATgttcaagaagaagatcgcCGAGATAGCACCCCCGGTCGATATGGAGCTGGTCCGGAGGGAATACGGCGACTTTGGCGAGGCACAACGCATCCTCCAGGCATCCGCCAagaacgaggacgacgacgagtccggcatcgtcttcatgGACGAGGGCACCCGCACCTTCACCCTCTCCAACGGCGCCTCGCTCACCCTTTTCGCGAGCCCCTGCACGCCTTCGGCAGACGACTGGGGCTTCCAGTACGACGCACGCGGTGGTCACCAATGGGACATCGGGAGCGACGTGGACGTTGTCGTCACCCACGGCCCGCCGGAAGGCGTCATGGACCGCACAGCCACCGGATCACGGATCGGCTGCCCGGGCCtgttcgccgccgtcgcgcgGGCCAAGCCGCGCCTGCACTGCTTCGGACATGTGCACCGCGGCTGGGGCGCCAAGCTCGCGCGctggcgcggcggcgaggccgtagGCGGCCCGGCCTCGCACTTCGGGGCCTTCGACAACGACCGGTCGGTGGTCGTCGAGACACTGGCCGGCCTGACGCCGCGGGATTTCGACGggcccgacgccgtcgcggagAAGAGGCGGAGGCTCGAGGCCCGCACGGCGGCAGGATGCTTTGCGACTTCGCATTGCGCCGGGGACGAACATCCGTTGAGGAAGGGCGAGGGGACGCTGttcgtcaacgccgccgtccagggAGACGGGGAGCAGCCGCAGCACTTGCCGTGGGTCGTCGACATTGAGCTTCCCAGGGCCGCCCGCGATGCTGCCGCTTGAGGGTGTTGTGGCGCAGGTGAGCCCGCCGTGGCTTCCCGAGCAGTATCTAGGAAGCAGGGGTCTGGCAATCGCGGGATGCTAGGGACCTTTGCGCccgggaggggagaggggggagagggagggtgAGGTTTTGGCGAAATGAGAAATCGCGAGGATTGTGGGTGTCCCGAGATCCACCGCAATCAAATTGCGGGATGAAACGGCGCAAACGGACTTCGGATCCCCAGACGATCGATACTAGCTTGATGCTGATGGTATTGGGGTCATCAAACGCAGCACACTGCTTAAGATTGGTAGAATAAATTGAAGGAATATCAATAAATGGCGCAATTTCCAGTGAGTAGAGGAAACGCTTGTACTCAGTCCGTTCTAGTCGGACACGAACCCAATCTCAAAGTCGAATAACATGCTCCAACGTATGTGTTACGTTCTCATTGTGCGGCGTGCCATCTCCGGGCCCTCGGTCGAAACACCAAACACAAGAGACTAAGACGCAGCGGCGTGGGTCTATTTAATTTGCGCTGGGCGGATTCAGGGTCTCGattcccctctcctccatctACTGCCCACCCATGGTGTACACGGACTTGTCGACATCGGCTACTGCCCGCATGATCTCCGGCCAGGATAATGGCTGCTGTCGTTGTCCGTCCCACAGTTGCTCCGTGTAATCCGCGGCTTGAACACGGATACACCACAAACGGACGATGGCCGTCGTAGATTCGCGCCGGAATGGGTTCGATCGTGGTGTCTGGGTGCTCGGCCGGACTCGCATACGTCCCGTCTCAACAATGCATGCCGTCTGGGGAGTTTGTTTGTATGCGGTCCTCTATGTAAGAGCCGAAACTGTTGCTTGGAGTATCCGTTGCCATGCCAGTGAAGATAAAGCCATCGTCCTTGTGACAGATGAATGGTTTTGGGCAGTTTCCGCGCATGCGTGAAAGTTTTCAAGAACGATTCGATCTGCTGAGTTTCAACTTAGAATGGCCACCAAACCAAGAGGTATGCATTTACTAAGTGATACAGTGTCTATTTGGGAGGAACAGCAGTTTCTCTTATCAAGCCCCTCGATCATGCTCGAAGTACTCTTGAGAAGGATTCGTCATATGGAGGAAATCATCGTCTTTCCTACAGAACATTGATGGACAAGAATAGAAGCATGGCTGAAAATTCGGTTCCACATGTCTAGCGTCAAGAGTGATTTCCTCATGATCCTCTGAGTAGGCAACGAGAAGCTGTTGTGCGTTGTGCGCGCAAGCCTCATCTACTGAGAGCAGACTTCCTCCACGGGTCACATTTTGACATCTCTCGGCTTGGCCTCAAGACTCCTTCAACTCAGCATAAGAACAACGGTGTCAAATGTCTTCAGACCTCATGGCAAAGCTGAACAAACGTCGCAGAATTCTAGCACATGACCTATCGCCCGAGAAACCCACCCATCGCGCACCAACGCTGGTACCTACGGCCTGAGTGTGACGGAGCGAGGTTTGATACAGGAGTGCAAGTTTCCGACCATCGTGTCGGCATTGAATACAGTTTCAAGTTATTCCAGCCCTCCAGGAGCGGGTCCCCCAAGTTGTCCAGGCCTAGTGGTACGAGGGCGAGGGTCATGCTATTAATGAACCATCCCACACAGCATCAATGCACCAGAGGCCTATGCTACGAGGACTTCAAACAGAGGCGGAGCGAAACAACAAGGAAGGAAACTTTTTTTTACAGAACCAAGAAGATTGCACAGAGTATTCTGGGACACAAATTAATTTCCATTCGTCCAGAAGACTATGATTGAAACCAAGATCTTGGAACCCGTGTTACGGGACTTGTGCCATGGTGTCGCTTAGTTTGACCCGTGCTATAACAACTGAAAAGAGCCGACAGATCTGGCCTAGGTTCTAATATCTAACCCCTATGAACAATTTCCGTCTCATCCTATAGTCAGGGTTATTCGAGACAGCGTCGGGAGACGAGAGCAAGTAAAGGATATTGGCTGACGAAATAGCGAGCTGTGCACGGCTTGGAGCCCTACATATACATACATAGACAGCAAACACTTGGATAATTGACTGCCAAATTTGCTAAGCTAGCGATCGTGCTCCGCTTAACGCAGAGCTGGTATCTCATCATCCTCCCCAATCGTACATTCATCCTGTTAATCATGACCAGGAAAGAGCAACAAAGAAGTACGACCGATGTGCAAACTTTTTCCATCTCAAACAACACCCGAGGCGCCTTTAATCCGAATGAGACTCCTAGTTAGACTCCGAGCTGGTACCACTCATATCATAACCGGACATCTCGTCACTCGAGTCCGAATCCTACGTCGACTCCTCGTCACTGGTGGCCTCGATGTTGGACTTCTTGGCCTTTGACTTCTCCTTGACAGGCTTCTTCAGCGACTCAACTGCCGTCGgcgcgtcgccgccttccttGACGTTCTCGACGTCATGGCCTATTGTGCGGAGCTTCTCGTTGATAGCGGGAATGACCTTGACAAGGGTCTCGTACTGGGCTACAGTGAGGGAGATGCCCTTCTTGCCGGGTAGCATTTCGCCATCCTTCTCATAGTACTCGCGAATGTTGATGAAGGTGGTGTTCTTGAATTGAGAAATGCCAATACGGCGCTTGTTGGAAAGCTGTTGGGGGAGGAGCAATCAGCACCGGGTGGTGGGAAGGTAGGGGAACACACGAGACacgacgggggggggggagaggaatATTGCATACATCCCAGAAGGCGTTGCCCTCCTTGTCAACACCACTTTTACTGCCCTCGGTCTCGGAggtcttgttcttcttggtTGGCTTGGtggcgagctcgtcctcggagTCGCTGCGCGAGTCGCGCGGGGCACCACGCTTGGTACCTTTCGTGAATGGCATATTGGGCTGGAGGTTACAAGATGTGCTGCTTTGAAAGACTGTTTTTTGGTCAAAATGTGGCCTAATTTACGAATTGAGAGAACGGCGTTGTGTTTCGGTGCGGGATGTCAAAAGTGCAATTGACAAGTTGCATGTGAAGCACGCTGTCCATTACTTGGTAGGCGCGTTGCGGTCAATCGTGGAAAGTGACCCGGTCGCGATTTCTTTGAGATGACGTAAGAGTGCAAACGCCAGAGCATGTGACTTCGATCACGTGAACCAATTAGTCAGCATCAATTGTGTTTGCGCAGAGGACGAATACACACGCCAGGGCTCTGATGGACAGTGGTGTGTCCTTGTCACGACTCTCGGTGCAAGGGCCATGGCTCTTTCGTCTCACCTCAAGAGCTCACTTCGCCGCCCCCTGAGGTCCTGACCCAGAATCGCTGCTTGAGATTTGTTTCAACCCCATATTCTGCCCAGCTTTGCCTTGCTACTCGTCAATCATCGGCTTCATCGTGTTCCAACTAGCTCCTTCAGCCCATTAATGTACAACGGTCGGGGCCCCCAAAGAAGTGGACTTACGCGAGTGGAGAAAGACACTGCCCAGAACCACGGGGATTTCCCTCCTGTTACGCCGTACAACTGCAGGGGGGTCTGTCACCGAAATTAGGAGACTGGAGCTTTTGGCGAGCATTTCTCGAGTTTGAGCACGAGCTAAATTCCCATTCAAGGCGGGCCAGTCTGCCACAAAAAATCCCACCACGAGACGTCAACAAGAGTCCACTGCCGTCCTTTTCTCCAATTCTCCCCCATCCGCGCTTAGGCCTCCCCTAAAACGACATCTGATTCCAACGCCAGTATCAGTCGATTCAACGCACCGCCTCTTGCTCTCCGAAACACTACTGCTGTAGAGTGTGGCTGACAACAGCCATCTCCTCCCGGAAGAGACGGACAACCTGTCCTCCCTTTATTTTTAGGCTTGCGCCTGCAGCATTACGACCGAACGACCGATCCACTGACTTAACGTTGTTTGAAGCTTATAGCTCGAGCGAAAAACTCGCTTGCTTTCCCTACTCGATTGCTCGACTCGATTGATGCACGCTTGGTCTTCACCTCCGGCGTCAGGGATGTGAGAGGGCGCGGTCCCCAAATCGAATAAGCGACGAACTAGGCAAACATGGACTCGACACATGCCGACGTGCATCCGCCCGGCGGCGCAtctgctgcctctgccaAAGAAAAGGTGCCGGCTActgagacgacggcgacaacaaCATACGTTTCCCCTCCGGCTGGAGAGAAGCCAGCGACTGCTTCCATCCCTTCGATAACATCTGCTCCGTTGCCCGATGCGCCAAAGCCTGCCAACGAAGAAGATGATCTGGCAACTAAGCTCCTCAGGTTCTTGTCGACCGCGACCCCCGAAACCctcggtgccgtcgccgtcggcctggcAGCCTCGACCTACTTCATACTTGGCAAGGTCGGACTCGTGCTCATTGGCGCGTTTGGCGGGGTCGTCACCTTCATCACATACGAGGCGCGCCATCCAGAGGTGTCGCGGGCTGTCAGGGGCGAGAAGGGCATCGACATCCTCCAACGCCTGGCGCTGGTTAAAATCGCCGAACCGCCCAAAGATGatgcggaagaggaggagcggcTCATACACGGCTTCGATGACTTTCAGCCCGAGACCCGCGAGGCGTTGACTGGCCTGGTGGACGCCGTCATCCGCGACTATGTCAAATGGTGGTACTCGCCCATCCTTCCCAATGACAGCTCATTCCCTCTGTCCTGCAGGAGGCTCCTCAATTCGTTCCTCCTCTCCGTCTCGAACCATCTCCACCGCAAGCGACCTGCCGATTCCTTTATCGATTTCATGACCAACTCGTCGTCCATGTTCATTGTCTTCCTTTCCGAGCTATCCTCAGCATTTACCGAGCAGCACAATGACTCCAATTCGTCGGCTGTTGACATCATCGCCAAGTACCTCGAAGAGAACCCCAATTCGAACCTGGCCAATCTCCTGAACCATCCACAGCAAGCAGCCAAGTTCCGCAACGTGGCAGATGATCTGCTCGGCTTCCTGGACCGGTCGGCGTACAATTGTGACCCGGCGCGCGTGTTTTTGAGAGAGATCCTGGCCGGTGTCATCCTCGAGATGACCTTGCAGTCATGCTCGAAGCCGGAGTGGATCAACGGCTGGATCGTATATCTGTTGGAAGCTGGAGAGCCCGATTTCAGTCAGGCCATCGACGTTGGCATGCAGACAGGACCTGATGCTGCCAACGCCAGCAACGCCAGCATCGCGAACAACAACAATGCCTTCGTTGACATTGACGGAAACCTCGGCAACATTGCCCTGACCAAGGGAAACCGCAACTCACTGGACATGGAGCGAGAACGTCGGAAAGGTTCGTTGGTGACGCACAGGAAGCAGCTCAGCAAGGCCGACGAAGAGATGGAAGAGGCCATGGAGGAGATGAAGCGCATGAACGCCTTGATTGCTGAGGAAGAGGCTAAGAGAGCCAAGGCACGACAAAGCGTTGATTTGGCACCAAAACCAACAGTACAGGCCACCGAGGACAAGGTTGTGTCCTCGCCCGGGGAATTGTCGCCGAGATCACTGTCTTCGGCAGAGAAGCCATCCACAAGCGGTTCACATGGTTCTAATGGGTCTAACGGCTTCATCAaggacgacggcctgcaCTCACCCGTCACGCCGAGATCTCCTGCGGATTCATCCAGTCAGAAGTCGTCGCCGAACCACACGTCCAACGGGAGCGCATCCCAGTTCCTGAATTTCGACCAAATTGTACCACCTGCCAAAGAAGAGCCTGAAGCATCGGAAGAAGGCTCCCGCAAGCCCCCATTGACACTTCACAACGCCACTATTACTCTTTATGAAGATGGCAATGACAGCAGTAAGATTCGGAGTAAACCGACGTGGGATTACATGGTTCAGATCGAGCCATCGTCTTCCCACTATCCTGGTTGGATGATTGTCAGGCAATATTCGGACTTTGAGACTCTGCACGAGATACTTAGGCGCATTGCAACGATCTCGGGCGCGACAGCCTTTACAGAGCAGCATTCCACGCTTCCCAGCTGGAAGTCGCACACACGGGCGTCGCTGCGCGGCGAGTTGGAACGGTACGTGAAGGATGCCTGCTGGTACAAGCCCCTCGCAGAAAGTGAGGGTATGAAGCGCTTTCTGGAGAAGGACTCAGGACATGGCCACAGTAACTCCAAGTCTGGCTTGGCATGGGATACTGTCGGCAAGAACATGTTGGACGTCTTGACGATGGGTCCAAAGGGTGCCATGGAGGGCGGCAAGGCAGTGTTTGGCGGAGTGACTGGCGTGTTCAACAACATCGGCCTCGGTCCGAGAAAGAATACGGCGTCTTCCCTGTCGGAAATCCAAACATCGAATCGTTGGTCAACAGGAACACCACCACGGATGGACAGcaccaccagcctcaacGCGGCAGTCACATCACCAACCGGAGTGGGTCCCCGGAAGGGCAGGGACAGTCTAGACAGCCAGAGATCCTCCATCGTGTCGACCCAGCCTGGCAAGATCGCTCCCATGGAGCGACGGCCCAGCTACGATCCGCGTGGAGACACCGAGGCGGACAGCCTCAAGCCTCGTTCTGATCGCTGGGAAAGGACCTCGCCGAGCGCCACCGGCAGTCGCGAACATAGTAGAGCTTCGAGCCTGGCGCCCTTGCAGTCGCCTGCCCTGCGGTCACCGTCTTCAACGAGCCTGGATGTTATGAACCTCCAGTACCTCCCACCGCCTCCGGATGAGATGCCCGAAGACTATCAGTCCCCGACGCACGGGGACATGCAGGCTCAATTGAAATCGACCGGGGCCGTTTCACCCGGCCTGCCGCAAACTCAGGCGAACAAGAAGGAGCCGAAACCCGCAAGACAGTACGCCCCATTGTCCGAGCAAGAGGCGAACGTGGCCGTGGAGCTGGTCTTCGCCATTATCAATGAAATGTACACGCTCTCGTCTGCCTGGAATATCCGACGAACGCTTTTGGCCGCCGCAAAGTCGTTCCTCTTACGGCCCGGCAACCCATCTCTGCTCTCGATTCAGAAGATGATGCAGGAGTCGGTTATTGACGCCAACACAAAGGACGAAGGTCTTGCGTACCACCTACGCAAGCTACGAGAAAACACGATGCCAACTGACGAGGAGCGCGCTGCGTGGCCAGC
This genomic interval carries:
- a CDS encoding Ser thr protein phosphatase family protein, whose amino-acid sequence is MDTSNPDLLVKTRFLVISDTHGARCLPGNNRLIDPVDVAIHCGDLTEESKLAEFRATLELMKTIQASLKLVIAGNHDWTLDTPMFKKKIAEIAPPVDMELVRREYGDFGEAQRILQASAKNEDDDESGIVFMDEGTRTFTLSNGASLTLFASPCTPSADDWGFQYDARGGHQWDIGSDVDVVPQHLPWVVDIELPRAARDAAA
- a CDS encoding transcriptional Coactivator p15; its protein translation is MPFTKGTKRGAPRDSRSDSEDELATKPTKKNKTSETEGSKSGVDKEGNAFWDLSNKRRIGISQFKNTTFINIREYYEKDGEMLPGKKGISLTVAQYETLVKVIPAINEKLRTIGHDVENVKEGGDAPTAVESLKKPVKEKSKAKKSNIEATSDEEST
- a CDS encoding 5-oxoprolinase; the protein is MDSTHADVHPPGGASAASAKEKVPATETTATTTYVSPPAGEKPATASIPSITSAPLPDAPKPANEEDDLATKLLRFLSTATPETLGAVAVGLAASTYFILGKVGLVLIGAFGGVVTFITYEARHPEVSRAVRGEKGIDILQRLALVKIAEPPKDDAEEEERLIHGFDDFQPETREALTGLVDAVIRDYVKWWYSPILPNDSSFPLSCRRLLNSFLLSVSNHLHRKRPADSFIDFMTNSSSMFIVFLSELSSAFTEQHNDSNSSAVDIIAKYLEENPNSNLANLLNHPQQAAKFRNVADDLLGFLDRSAYNCDPARVFLREILAGVILEMTLQSCSKPEWINGWIVYLLEAGEPDFSQAIDVGMQTGPDAANASNASIANNNNAFVDIDGNLGNIALTKGNRNSLDMERERRKGSLVTHRKQLSKADEEMEEAMEEMKRMNALIAEEEAKRAKARQSVDLAPKPTVQATEDKVVSSPGELSPRSLSSAEKPSTSGSHGSNGSNGFIKDDGLHSPVTPRSPADSSSQKSSPNHTSNGSASQFLNFDQIVPPAKEEPEASEEGSRKPPLTLHNATITLYEDGNDSSKIRSKPTWDYMVQIEPSSSHYPGWMIVRQYSDFETLHEILRRIATISGATAFTEQHSTLPSWKSHTRASLRGELERYVKDACWYKPLAESEGMKRFLEKDSGHGHSNSKSGLAWDTVGKNMLDVLTMGPKGAMEGGKAVFGGVTGVFNNIGLGPRKNTASSLSEIQTSNRWSTGTPPRMDSTTSLNAAVTSPTGVGPRKGRDSLDSQRSSIVSTQPGKIAPMERRPSYDPRGDTEADSLKPRSDRWERTSPSATGSREHSRASSLAPLQSPALRSPSSTSLDVMNLQYLPPPPDEMPEDYQSPTHGDMQAQLKSTGAVSPGLPQTQANKKEPKPARQYAPLSEQEANVAVELVFAIINEMYTLSSAWNIRRTLLAAAKSFLLRPGNPSLLSIQKMMQESVIDANTKDEGLAYHLRKLRENTMPTDEERAAWPAEMTDEEKEKLRVKARNLLIKRGVPAALSGVMGQAATTDALGRIFDSLQIEEVARGFMFGMMLQAVRVVTH